A window of Primulina tabacum isolate GXHZ01 chromosome 4, ASM2559414v2, whole genome shotgun sequence contains these coding sequences:
- the LOC142543095 gene encoding protein TOC75-3, chloroplastic-like, translating into MASSAAAASLLLPLSSSTASRRRRNSSSIIPPTQCRFSASHSTIQSNLSSLDASSSENPKPSKSIPSAADSVISHKFIALSAASGFLFHFAVPLVGGGGGSNFNFWGGGGGGSGEGGQGHNFWSRIFLALAKDDDPQQEWDSHGLPANIVVLLNKLSGFKKYKVSDILFFDRRRGSTVGTDDSFFEMVSLRPGGVYTKAQLQKELETLATCGMFEKVDLETKTNPDGTINVTIPFLESTWQSADRFRCINVGLMAQSKPIEMDADMTEKEKLDYMRSQEKDYRRRIENSRPCMLPPSVQREILQMLREQGKVSARLLQRIRDRVQQWYHENGYACAQVVNFGNLNTKEVVCEVVEGDITQLVVQFQDKLGNVCEGNTQFPVIKRELPNQLRQGQVFNIEAGKQALRNINSLALFSNIEVNPRPDEKNEGGIIVEIKLKELEQKSAEVSTEWSIVPGRGGRPTLASVQPGGTVSFEHRNIQGLNRSLLGSVTTSNFLNPQDDLAFKLEYVHPYVDGVYNPRNRTFRTSCFNSRKLSPVFTGGPGIEEVPPIWVDRAGVKANFTENFTRQSKLIYGLVMEEITTRDESSNISANGQRVLPSGGVSADGPPTTLSGTGVDRVAFLQANITRDNTKFLNGAIVGERNVFQLDQGLGIGSKFPFFNRHQLTVTQFLQLKQVEEGAGKPPPPVLVLHGHYGGCVGDLPSYDAFTLGGPYSVRGYNMGELGAARNILELAAELRIPVRNTHAYVFAEHGNDLGSSKDLKGNPTAVYRRMGHGSSYGAGVKLGLVRAEYAVDVNSGTGAIFFRFGERF; encoded by the exons ATGGCGTCCTCCGCCGCCGCCGCTTCTCTTCTCCTACCACTAAGTTCCTCCACCGCCAGCCGTCGGCGACGGAATTCCTCCTCCATCATCCCGCCAACTCAATGTCGATTTTCTGCCTCCCATTCGACTATCCAGTCGAACCTCTCCTCTCTCGACGCTTCTTCCTCCGAAAACCCTAAACCCTCGAAATCTATCCCTTCTGCGGCCGATTCTGTAATTTCCCACAAATTCATCGCACTCTCCGCCGCCTCTGGCTTCCTTTTCCATTTCGCTGTTCCGCTAGTCGGTGGAGGCGGCGGCTCTAACTTCAATTTTTggggtggaggaggtggtggtagTGGAGAGGGAGGTCAAGGTCATAATTTCTGGTCTCGCATTTTCTTAGCCTTGGCGAAAGACGATGATCCTCAACAGGAATGGGATTCCCATGGATTGCCTGCCAACATTGTGGTCCTACTGAATAAGTTGAGCGGATTCAAGAAATACAAAGTCTCTGATATCTTGTTCTTTGATCGCCGCCGTGGCTCCACTGTCGGCACCGATGACTCATTCTTTGAGATGGTGTCACTCCGCCCAGGCGGTGTTTACACCAAGGCGCAGCTCCAGAAAGAGCTTGAAACTCTAGCCACGTGTGGGATGTTTGAGAAAGTGGATTTGGAGACGAAAACAAACCCGGACGGCACCATCAATGTAACCATCCCATTCCTCGAGTCAACGTGGCAGTCTGCTGATAGGTTCAGGTGCATCAACGTGGGTTTGATGGCTCAGTCAAAACCGATTGAAATGGATGCTGATATGACCGAGAAGGAGAAGTTGGATTACATGAGGAGTCAAGAGAAGGATTACCGGAGGAGGATTGAGAATTCAAGACCATGTATGCTACCACCGTCTGTGCAAAGGGAGATCTTGCAGATGTTGAGAGAGCAGGGGAAGGTGAGTGCGAGGTTGTTGCAAAGGATTAGGGATAGAGTGCAGCAGTGGTATCATGAGAATGGGTACGCTTGTGCCCAAGTTGTGAACTTTGGTAATTTGAATACCAAAGAGGTCGTGTGTGAGGTGGTCGAAGGTGACATTACACAGCTAGTGGTTCAGTTCCAGGATAAGCTCGGGAATGTTTGCGAGGGCAACACCCAGTTTCCTGTGATAAAAAGGGAGTTACCCAATCAG CTTCGCCAAGGACAAGTTTTTAACATTGAGGCTGGGAAACAAGCTTTGAGAAATATAAATTCGTTAGCTCTCTTCTCCAATATTGAGGTAAATCCACGCCCAGACGAAAAAAATGAGGGTGGTATTATCGTTGAAATCAAGTTGAAAGAACTGGAGCAGAAGTCTGCTGAAGTTAGTACAGAATGGAGTATTGTCCCAGGACGTGGGGGCCGCCCTACTTTG GCTTCAGTCCAGCCAGGtggaactgtttctttcgagcatCGGAATATTCAAGGGTTGAACAGGTCACTTCTTGGTTCAGTGACCACCAGCAATTTCCTCAATCCCCAG GACGATCTTGCTTTCAAGCTTGAGTATGTCCATCCTTATGTGGACGGTGTGTACAATCCTAGAAACCGTACCTTCCGCACTAGCTGTTTTAACAGTAGAAAACTAAGTCCGGTTTTCACTGGAGGACCTGGAATAGAAGAAGTTCCACCTATTTGGGTTGATAGGGCTGGAGTTAAAGCCAATTTTACAGAG AACTTTACGCGTCAAAGCAAATTAATTTATGGACTCGTGATGGAGGAGATAACTACACGTGATGAAAGCAGTAATATTTCTGCAAATGGCCAAAGGGTATTGCCAAGTGGAGGTGTCAGCGCAGACGGACCTCCCACAACTCTCAGTGGCACTGGAGTTGATCGCGTGGCATTTTTGCAGGCAAATATCACTAGAGATAATACCAAATTCCTAAATGGTGCTATAGTCGGTGAGAGAAATGTGTTTCAG CTTGACCAAGGGCTCGGCATCGGTAGCAAGTTTCCATTTTTCAATCGCCACCAGTTAACAGTTACTCAATTTCTCCAGTTGAAGCAAGTTGAGGAAGGTGCTGGGAAGCCACCACCTCCTGTTTTAGTCCTTCATGGCCATTATGGTGGTTGTGTAGGTGATCTTCCCAGCTATGATGCGTTCACTTTGGGGGGACCTTATTCAGTCAGAGGTTATAACATGGGAGAGCTTGGTGCTGCAAGAAATATACTTGAA TTAGCTGCTGAGCTAAGGATACCTGTGAGAAATACACATGCTTATGTTTTTGCTGAACATGGCAACGATCTTGGTAGTTCAAAGGACTTGAAGGGAAACCCGACTGCAGTTTACCGAAGAATGGGCCATGGATCCTCGTATGGTGCTGGAGTAAAGCTTGGATTAGTACGAGCAGAGTATGCTGTTGATGTTAACTCTGGAACTGGTGCAATATTCTTCAGATTTGGAGAAAGATTTTGA